The Oryzias latipes chromosome 1, ASM223467v1 genome contains a region encoding:
- the tlr3 gene encoding toll-like receptor 3, whose product MTAPLSCLLTCSLFIFNFIGGPYPCMASAKKSTCIIQGGRADCSHLSLRVIPSDLPSNISSLDVSHNKLVKVPGDSLGRYRGLIHLNASYNSIARVDESLCQSLPLLQTLNLEHNQVHLLKKEDLGQCTTLTWLNIANNRLKLQEEPFSGLQNLQHLDVSKNKLQSAKLGSRPQLPSLRSLCLGQNVFTSLKSEDFSYLSSSPSLQALNLSYVSLKTVESRCFQPISGLRTLILDGSDMSSQAMSKLLSALSATAIDSLSLQRMKLVALGNLTFAELQKTNLTYLDLSANGMTNIEDGSFQWLPKLQSLILSDNNLRRLTRGTFQGLKTLKKLQLTSALTSALGKKHTSPAVIEDYAFQSLNNLKSLMLDHTAFLKITEKTFTGLTSLTELDLSWSSYTQTPQRGLTNKTFVSLKDSPLKKLNLAGNALTELQPGSFSALSSLVVLILDFNFIKQTLTGREFEGLSQIQEIHLSNNIQSINLTSSSFVNVSCVRVLTLGKSLKAEALNKDPSPLWPLTNLTVLDLSNNNIANIRTNLLKGLTDLKVLKLQHNNLARLWKMANLGGPVLFLKDTHKLETLQMDYNGLDEIPVGALQGLTSLSVLTLSNNLLNNLKNPVFDDLKSLRVLTLAKNLITNVRPEVFQTPMSNLSVLWMDKNPFDCTCEGILWFVTRLNNTNGTSVPGLKDNYKCNTPLMYFNRSIMDFDPMSCKDKTPFQALYMLSSTAVLIMMVSALLVRFQGWRIQFYWNVLINRTLGFSDATAEEANGFEYDAYIIHAEEDAGWVTKQMTPLESAKYRFCWEERDSIPGMFYLESIMENMRKSRKILFVVTESLLKDPWCRRFKVHHALHQVIEASRDSVVLVFLQDVNDYKLSRSLFLRRGMLRPRCILEWPVQRERVPAFHQKLLIALGMTNRLQD is encoded by the exons ATGACTGCCCCTCTTTCCTGTCTCTTGACATGCAGCCTTTTCATCTTCAACTTCATCGGCGGGCCGTATCCGTGCATGGCCTCTGCCAAAAAATCCACCTGCATCATCCAAGGTGGCAGGGCCGACTGCAGTCACCTCAGTCTGAGGGTGATCCCGTCAGATCTGCCCTCAAACATCTCCAGCCTGGATGTGTCTCACAACAAACTGGTGAAGGTGCCCGGGGATTCTCTTGGCCGATACAGAGGCCTCATCCACCTTAACGCGAGTTACAACAGCATCGCCAGGGTGGATGAAAGCTTATGCCAGAGTCTGCCTCTGCTGCAAACGCTGAACCTGGAGCACAATCAAGTGCATTTGTTGAAAAAAGAGGATCTGGGCCAATGCACCACCCTGACTTGGTTAAATATAGCTAATAACAGGCTGAAGCTGCAGGAAGAACCCTTCTCTGGTCTGCAG AACCTACAACATCTTGATGTGTCGAAGAACAAGCTGCAGTCGGCAAAGCTGGGCTCGCGACCTCAGCTGCCCAGCTTGCGGAGTCTCTGCCTGGGACAGAATGTTTTCACCTCTTTGAAGAGTGAGGACTTTTCTTACCTCAGTTCATCCCCGTCTCTGCAAGCTCTTAACTTGTCATACGTGTCTCTGAAAACA gttGAGAGTAGATGCTTTCAGCCAATTTCAGGTCTGCGTACTTTAATCTTGGATGGGAGCGATATGAGCTCTCAGGCAATGTCCAAACTGCTGTCAGCGCTGTCAGCGACTGCCatagacagtctgtctctgcaGAGGATGAAGCTGGTTGCACTCGGAAACCTGACATTTGCCGAActgcagaaaacaaatcttACCTATTTGGATCTGTCTGCGAATGGAATGACCAATATCGAAGACGGCTCATTTCAGTGGCTTCCTAAACTCCAATCCCTAATTTTGTCAGACAACAACTTAAGGCGCTTGACCAGAGGAACATTTCAGGGACTTAAAACGTTGAAGAAACTGCAGCTGACGAGCGCGTTGACGAGCGCGTTGGGGAAAAAACATACATCTCCTGCTGTCATTGAAGATTACGCTTTCCAATCCTTAAACAACCTGAAAAGTTTGATGTTGGATCATactgcctttttaaaaatcacagagAAAACCTTTACCGGCCTGACAAGTCTCACAGAGCTAGATTTGAGTTGGAGCAGCTACACGCAGACCCCACAGAGAGGACTCACCAACAAGACCTTTGTCTCACTTAAAGATTCACCTCTCAAGAAGCTGAACTTGGCGGGAAACGCTCTGACTGAGCTCCAACCGGGGAGCTTCTCTGCTCTGAGCAGTCTTGTTGTTCTCATCCTTGATTTCAATTTTATCAAGCAGACTCTAACAGGCAGGGAGTTTGAAGGTCTTTCTCAGATACAGGAAATTCACCTGAGCAACAACATCCAATCCATTAACCTGACCTCCTCGTCATTTGTGAATGTATCTTGTGTCAGAGTCCTGACTTTGGGTAAGAGCCTTAAAGCAGAAGCCCTAAATAAGGATCCTTCTCCATTATGGCCCCTGACTAACCTCACTGTCCTGGATCTCAGCAACAACAACATTGCTAACATCAGGACGAACTTACTGAAGGGGCTTACGGACCTGAAGGTGCTGAAACTCCAACACAACAACCTAGCCCGGTTGTGGAAGATGGCTAACCTAGGTGgccctgtgttgtttttgaagGACACACACAAGTTAGAAACCCTGCAAATGGATTACAATGGATTGGATGAGATTCCAGTGGGGGCTCTTCAAGGTTTGACGTCACTTAGTGTGCTAACCCTCAGTAACAACCTCCTAAACAATCTCAAGAACCCAGTTTTTGATGATCTGAAGTCTCTTCGTGTGTTGACTTTAGCAAAGAACCTGATCACAAATGTTAGGCCGGAAGTGTTCCAGACTCCCATGAGCAACCTCAGCGTGCTTTGGATGGACAAAAACCCCTTTGACTGCACCTGTGAGGGTATCCTTTGGTTTGTGACCAGGTTGAACAACACTAATGGAACCAGTGTGCCCGGTCTGAAAGACAACTACAAATGCAACACTCCTTTAATGTATTTTAACCGCTCCATCATGGATTTTGACCCCATGTCGTGCAAAGATAAAACCCCATTTCAGGCTCTATACATGCTGAGCAGCACAGCAGTTTTAATCATGATGGTCAGCGCACTCCTGGTTCGCTTTCAAGGCTGGAGGATTCAGTTTTACTGGAACGTTTTGATCAATCGTACTTTAGGATTTAGTGACGCCACAGCGGAAGAGGCCAATGGCTTTGAGTATGATGCCTACATTATACATGCTGAGGAGGATGCTGGCTGGGTGACAAAACAAATGACCCCTTTGGAGTCTGCAAAATACAGGTTTTGTTGGGAGGAGCGAGATTCAATCCCAGGAATGTTCTATTTGGAATCTATTATGGAAAATATGAGAAAGTCcagaaaaattctgtttgtgGTGACAGAAAGTCTTCTCAAAGATCCTTGGTGTAGAAG ATTCAAGGTCCATCATGCCCTTCACCAGGTCATCGAAGCAAGCAGAGACTCAGTTGTTTTGGTCTTCTTGCAAGACGTCAACGACTACAAACTGTCCCGCTCACTATTCCTCCGCAGGGGCATGTTGCGTCCCCGTTGCATTCTTGAGTGGCCTGTTCAGAGGGAGAGAGTTCCTGCCTTTCATCAGAAGCTGCTTATTGCACTTGGCATGACAAATCGACTGCAAGACTGA